From a single Nocardioides sp. dk884 genomic region:
- a CDS encoding LLM class flavin-dependent oxidoreductase translates to MKKIGFLSFGHWTPSPQSQARTAADVLHQSIDLAVAAEELGADGAYFRVHHFARQLASPFPLLAAIGARTSRIEIGTGVIDMRYESPLHMAEDAGAADLISGSRLQLGISRGSPEQVVDGYRYFGFQPGEGRTDADMAREHTEVLLEVLTGKGFAEPNPRPMFPNPPGLLRLEPHSPGLRERIWWGAGSRATAEWAGQQGMHLMSSTLLTEDTGVPFHQLQAEQIQRFRDAWRAAGHEHEPRVSVSRSIFPIVNDTDRAYFGGEAGSQDQVGMLEGGRARFGKTYAGEPDRLVAELAADEAVAAADTLLLTVPNQLGVDYNAHVLESVLRDVAPALGWR, encoded by the coding sequence GTGAAGAAGATCGGCTTCCTGTCCTTCGGCCACTGGACCCCCTCGCCTCAGTCGCAGGCGCGCACCGCCGCGGACGTCCTGCACCAGTCCATCGACCTCGCGGTGGCGGCCGAGGAGCTCGGCGCCGACGGCGCGTACTTCCGGGTGCACCACTTCGCCCGCCAGCTCGCCTCGCCGTTCCCGCTGCTCGCGGCGATCGGCGCGCGGACCAGTCGGATCGAGATCGGCACCGGCGTGATCGACATGCGCTACGAGAGCCCCCTGCACATGGCCGAGGACGCGGGCGCCGCCGACCTGATCTCCGGGTCCCGGCTCCAGCTCGGCATCAGCCGGGGATCACCCGAGCAGGTCGTCGACGGCTACCGCTACTTCGGGTTCCAGCCCGGCGAGGGGCGCACCGACGCCGACATGGCGCGTGAGCACACCGAGGTGCTGCTCGAGGTGCTCACCGGCAAGGGGTTCGCCGAGCCCAACCCGCGGCCGATGTTCCCCAACCCGCCGGGGCTGCTGCGCCTCGAGCCGCACTCCCCCGGCCTGCGCGAGCGGATCTGGTGGGGCGCCGGCTCCCGCGCGACCGCCGAGTGGGCCGGGCAGCAGGGCATGCACCTGATGAGCTCGACGCTGCTCACCGAGGACACCGGCGTACCGTTCCACCAGCTCCAGGCCGAGCAGATCCAGCGCTTCCGTGACGCCTGGCGCGCCGCCGGGCACGAGCACGAGCCTCGGGTGTCGGTCAGCCGCAGCATCTTCCCCATCGTCAACGACACCGACCGCGCGTACTTCGGCGGCGAGGCCGGCAGCCAGGACCAGGTCGGGATGCTGGAGGGCGGCCGCGCCCGCTTCGGGAAGACGTACGCCGGGGAACCCGACCGGCTGGTCGCCGAGCTCGCCGCCGACGAGGCCGTCGCGGCCGCCGACACGCTGCTGCTCACCGTCCCCAACCAGCTGGGCGTCGACTACAACGCCCACGTGCTGGAGTCGGTGCTGCGCGACGTCGCCCCGGCGCTCGGCTGGCGCTGA